The window TTCCCGATCTGCTGTTCCGAATATCATGATTCAGATATAGAATCACTTCTAACATTATTTCTTACATAagttaaatattctttagttctaataaatttaGGTACGGAATCAATTGCTGTTAATCTGTAAATAACAtcttgaattttatcaaataaatgacTAGTTATAGGATCTTTTCTATCAACATTATCAGCTATTGAAGTCATATATTGAGTCATTGGTTgacttaaattaaaatcaatattaagtTCATGACGAGAATTAGAAgccaaaaaatcattataaattctaaaagcATCTACAATTAAATCTTCTTGTTTAATTGGATCCCCATTCTCATTAATATTTGTACtatatttagttttaaaattttgaacttctaataagaataataaattttcttcacataaaataGATTTTGAAAAGTCCATAAAAAGTGagcataaatttttatcatctaAAATTTGTTGAAGTTTTCTAAAACTTGAAGGATgctctttattattattattattaacttgattttcttttaattcattttctcctaatttattaaatgtttctTGATTTTCCGTTTTagaattaaaacaattatttacattttcagCTTCTGACAAAATTGATAAAGTTGAAGTTCTAGAGATATCATACTTCCATAAAGCAATTTGTTTACCTTTTTCcaaaatagtataattattaaattttgaatattttaattttgaattatcattCTTAGAATCATTCTTAGAATCTTTCACttctacattattattattattatcatcaatagTTTTTATAAGACCTCGACGTATAAATTCAGTTATGATTTTCTTTGcttctttttttgaaattaaagttgTAAAATCGCATAACCAATTATAAGCAGATAATCCAGAAAATGTACGAtgtgttttattattaaattgacgTTCTTGAAGTTCAATTCCAAGATTACGATCAATTGAAGAAGTAGTTTCATTTATAACATTTGGTTTTGAACCAGCAAACCTCCTAAAAACTGATTCAACATTTTGTTTTGATAATGTAATTGAATCAGTTTCATGATTTCTTTCAACAGcaaataatctaattttagTAGGTTgagaagaaaatatttttaataaattaggaacaacttttagattatttattgatatgaatctttctaaaatataaattcctTTTGGAGTAAGACCATAAatacttttatctttaaatgatcGATTATTAGGATCcgataaattttcaaataatcttgCATCCATAAATGTTTGGCACGCAGCTTTTGCTGTACCTTTTGACattgtaaattttgtgatagtAGCGGTAGTTACAATTTTTGAAGGATCCTTTTGATCTGGCATACGATGTGTTCgagttaattttaatgatcctAAATTTGCTATAGCTGCTTCTGTTGTAAATGAATTTGGATAATTTCCAGATGAATTTTGATGTGATTCCAATGGTATTGAAATAATCAATGTTGAAAACATATCATATAAATCCTAAAATATGATCAAatctaaaatataattcaatcCATTTTTACGGGTTTTTTCATAttgaataagtaaaaaaagaaaacacaCCTTGACGAAAGGTCTCCCTGACTTTGTAGTTTCCATCACATGAGATGAACGCATTCGTTGAACTTGAGGCACTTTAGGTTTAGACTTAGAAAACGacataattgtataaaaaaatttttatttttttttcttttctaaaaaaaaaaagaaagaaagaaaaagaaatgaaaaaagaaaaagaaaaaaaaaactaaaaaaattgaggagataaatatgtaaatatatttatactttttatttttatacactTTATATTGtgtgtaagaaaaaaaagtttattttaaataaagtagcTTAACGTGTCTCGCAAAAttccttttatatttatttaatttattttatgtaatgtAAACAGATTTTCAAAGGAAATTCTTATCAGTTAGTGTTACTATCATGCTCAAACAATTACTTCTCCTTGtaaacataattaaaaaattgatcttTTTCGTTACCTTTTAAAGGCAAGTGGTAATTTCGGTATACCAAGTTTGTAATTACACAACTTCCGATGATAATCAATAAgcatactatatatatataatctttgtaaattaagaataattatggttcgatttttaatatatattcatagatgcatttataacaataaattattattcttactTAACAATGAaactataaaaagaaagatttttttttgaattaaaattattcatattatatacTCTCGAAAATCGCTGTCAAAGCCAAAGTAGCTAAGcttaatataaagaaaaagaaaaaaaacgcGGTAAAATAAAcggtaataaaataataataataataatataaacatttaaaaaaaatctaattaaaatcGGTTAGCGTCTCGTATGAATCAATTTAACCATTCCTTATAAAGGAagtaatgttttaaatttataatttaaagaaacaacatgcatatttttttaaagtcgTAATATGTCATAATCTACGAAACAAAATCATGGTGAGTAAGCATTAAAAGACTTGCACTGAGCTTGAgcacttaaaattttttccggGTCGGCGCAGAGTATTTATTTCTCTCATGAGATTAACATACTGTACATATACGATATCCCGGATTGCCGAAAATCTGATTTCATGTTagtaatcgaaaaaaaaaaaaaaattttccttattaacaaaattatggAAACTATAGTTCCCCAGAATTGCccttgaaattaaaatttatatttatacgtCGTGTAACAATTTGGATGATTGGTGgccgaaaaataaaataaaattataaattttttaataacgtATTGAGaaacgatttttttaaaaaaatatgtcgAATTTCGtcatttaatacatttattaaattacgtaaatatcattatattcctttttttgatttcaggaaaataatataatattttctggTTATTTCATTTAAGGTAATGTAACACTGATTTCTCAACCAATGAGCATAAGAACGCTTGATCATCTATAGGCATGAGTATCTTGTGATTGCGTAATTGATATTCGAATTAGCgcatgataaataaataataataaataaggaattttgattttatggGCCATTTACAGTACTCGTATcgtcatataaaattttgtacaattttatttctatatcaCGTCATATGATGTTAAAACGAATTCATTTGTTGGAGTAGCCGACATAAAATTAACTGACACCATTTTTTGCTGACATCAATTTTACCAATATGCAACTTCATTTCACCAAAGTGACGCTACTCCAAAGAATTGAAAGAATTAAATGTATGATAATTTCGATATAATGCTAAAGGTTTAATTTTGatatctttaatttatattggtcaattatgattaattctaataattacataaaaaaaaaaagtaaaggaaattaattgaaagataaaaatatttcatcatttcTCACGGAGAAAAAGacgtaatatatatatatatattatttttacattatattaaagattaaAGGTATACGTTTTAAAAACTTTGATAACTTttaaatcgaaaaaaattttaaaattaaattattaaatatcttaagttccttttaaaaaaaatattatattacgaatacattattaaaatctttttggTTCAGCTTCCTATAGGATGAATCCTAGTTTTATGACGGGTTTCTCTTACTTATAATTCTTTTACGTCGTgaatttttcgaatttttttcatgttcATTTTGCGATCGTTTTCGAAATGGGTTTGTTCTTGACGGAACAAAATTTAATGGATATGGACTTGTTTCGCGTTTTACATGACTAATCAAAATGTTAAGACTTTTATAATGTTGAGgtgctaaagaaaaaaaaaccatgcAAAATGAGTGATTATCGAAGTAACCGAAGAAGGAGAACTGGAGATGTCAGTATGAATTTAACTTACAGAttcttatatttaattcagATTCGTCCTTTAAATTACTTGCCAATACGATActaatgttaattaatatcAAACAGAAAATACTATCAATATTAAATCTCATAGTTCACtatttgcaataaaaaaaaaagaaacatattttaatatattatatatatataatcttttttatatccATTTAAAAAGAAGCCTCTAAAATGGAATTCACATGGGATCATTTATGTCGATCATTACGTGGCTATGGCTTAGTTTTAGGAATGTGTAGCCGTGAATTGATAACACGTATAATGTGTCGTGGCACTATTcacaaaaataatgaaatttttgtgGCGGAGGATAACTATTAACAATGAAACCATCACGTAGTATGTATGCTATGATTCAGTGAAACTAGACCAATCGGATTACTTAACTCCTTATTAAGGAGGATCTCAGCATCccgtaattaaatttatcagttAATATGGTCGATTAAAATGAGCGGTAAGATTTTTTATGGcgatttttaaagttaatccGTAATTGGGTAATCATACACCAtcaattaatagaattaatgatcctttatgtaaaaacaaaagatttatcgctttttttattataacgcATATAAGAATTGAAagaattgaaatatttaattatacctatagatttatattatagaatcacaaaatttttacGTTCGTGCAACTTGATTCAGCTTTTTACGAGcgaaatgaaaaatatattgaatttttcctcatattatttaatgggATGTTTTTATGATCCTTTCGAAACggaagaataaaatataacggATTTGAGATTTGTTTTtcttatcaagaaaaatggtGGAATTATATAAGTATGTTGAAGTGTGCTAAAAAAAAGACGTAATAATATATGGAAATTATCGAAATAGTCGAAGAAAGaatattaacatatataaaaaattatttaatccatcttttaaattaattattaatgcttaattataattataatcatcattGAGCATTTTATacgataaaaatatattgtattaatcatataaacaaataaaaattaaccatttaatattgacataaatttaatcaaagaaATCCTATAATGTAGGCGCAAcaagtattttatttcttaaaattgaTTTCACTGAATTAACAAAAATGTACACATCTGAATCGATTGTAATTGATTAACTTGTAATAAAGACGAACagattttattacataattcaagaattataaatatgaaaaattttaaaataataaatataataaaaaataaaaaaaaatataataaaatataataaaaaggtttttttttttttgggaagGGGGAAGCTATTCACAAAAAATCATctacaaatttataaagagAGAATAGGAAAGGGAAAGGAGGAATgtactaattaaaattctttattctactacaaatctaatattttcagaaatatttaagaaaaatttttttttgaaaaatccgCTTTCTTCATCTCGTGTTGCTTCTTTAGTAGTCCTTCTTCTTGTGTTCCTTCTTGTAGTAGTCGTCCTTTACATAAGGATTATAGTAAGGATCGTAGTATTTTCCACCTTGTTTGTATGGATCATAATAATCGTCGTGTTTCTTGTAATCATTCGCTTCGGCTGAGGCGTCTCGCTTGTAGCTGCTCTTGTGGTGCTTGCTGTATTTATCGTAATCATCGTAGCTATCATAATCGTCGTATTTGTTGTAACCACTGGCGTCTGCTACGGCTGAGGCGTCTCGCTTGTAACTGCTCTTGTGGTGCTTGCTGTATTTATCGTAATCATCGTAGCTATCATAATCGTCGTATTTGTTGTAACCACTGGCGTCTGCTACGGCTGAGGCGTCTCGCTTGTAGCTGCTCTTATGGTGCTTGCTGTATTTATCGTAATCATCGTAGCTATCATAATCGTCGTATTTGTTGTAACCACTGGCGTCTGCTACGGCTGAGGCGTCTCGCTTGTAGCTGCTCTTGTGGTGCTTGCTGTATTTATCGTAATCATCGTAGCTATCATAATCGTCGTATTTGTTGTAACCACTGGCGTCTGCTACGGCTGAGGCGTCTCGCTTGTAGCTGCTCTTGTGGTGCTTGCTGTATTTATCGTAATCATCGTAGCTATCATAATCGTCGTATTTGTTGTAACCACTGGCGTCTGCTACGGCTGAGGCGTCTCGCTTGTAGCTGCTCTTGTGGTGCTTGCTGTATTTATCGTAATCATCGTAGCTATCATAATCGTCGTATTTGTTGTAACCACTGGCGTCTGCTACGGCTGAGGCGTCTCGCTTGTAACTGCTCTTGTGGTGCTTCTTGTGGTATTTAtcgtatttattataataatcgtCATAATCCTTGTAATCATGGGCTTCGGCTTCGGCGTCTCGCTTGTAGCTACTCTTGTGGTGCTTGCTGTATTTATCGTAATCATCGTAGCTATCATAATCGTCGTATTTGTTGTAACCACTGGCGTCTGCTACGGCTGAGGCGTCTCGCTTGTAGCTACTCTTGTGGTGCTTCTTGTGGTATTTAtcgtatttattataataatcgtCATAATCCTTGTAATCATGGGCTTCGGCTACGGCGTCTCGCTTGTAGCTACTTTTGTGGTGCTTCTTGTGGTATTTAtcgtatttattataataatcgtCATATTCCTTGTAATCATGGGCTTCTGCTAACGCGTCACGTTTTtgaactaaatttatttttttaaacaaaaatacatattcgcatatattaattataagaataaaaatataaatataaacatatttcaaatcaaataaaaaattctcttaATTTTACCAGGGCTGCCATTAGTAACAGTGCTGCCAACGGCAAGCAATGCCAACATTATAAGACTGAActtcatctttatttttttttctttcgaattattatatttattatatttttttgaattcgaATGAACTGAAGAAACAAATTGGTAGGGAAGATACGTGGggtttttatacaaaattttcaaaaaaaaacttactaagaaaaaaatatttaagtttattttttttttccccccCCCATTCAAGGAACGCCTGATTTctcaaaaatgaattttccgcggtatattttcattttgacggataataaaaaaagtaaagccACTTTAAAACAAATTGGTAAGTTTTACTTTTTTGAATCAAAGCCTccatttgtcaaaaaaaaaaacaaaaacattatACGATTCCCGATACACACGTTCAATCTTAAGATCCATAAGCctcaataattattaaatttaccgAATTTACTAAGATTGCATTTAAGTAATTAACCTTAAATCAGCATTAACCTGTTCATCAAAAGTATTTGATAAGCTTAATAACAAGTCAATTATGGCTTGGATTAGGCTTAGATTTACATTAATTAGATTCATCGAAAATTGATTGACTGCAGATATAACCTTATTTGTAGTGAATTTAATAAAGCGGCTTAAATGACGCGAAATTTCAAAAGAGGACTAAGATaaccaaaataataattgtattacgAATTTCGATCaatgagaaaataaaattatgataattttccACAATTTTCAAGATAAAATCAAGATGTTgagaaataaattatgaatttgaatAATTGTGTTTATTTTTAGCCACATCTTACGATCTGCGCTCGATTTTGTATTTGTGGCTTTTAAAACATCCCGTacaataaataagtaatattgtttattaatatattaatattattttaatcctAACCGAATCTCATTCTTTCGATTagaaaattctataattaaaattttttcttttgggGAATTTGTAATCatagtaaattttgaaattttttcttttgggAATCTgtaatcatattaaattataattgggGCTTGCTTTATTTGGGGCTATGAAAGaacaattatagtaatttgataattaatgtaaatttagaaattttagcTCGTTGAATGATTGAAAATTTCCGTGAGGCTTTGAGTTCTATTTTTAGAAATGCGATTGGCATGACGTTTACATAATGGTGTAACCTATGATTTTCCTATTGTTAAACCTCTCAACGAGGGAAGTTATACACGATAGAAAAtaagatattaattatattttacagaAGATTATACATACAATGAAATGCAATGAAAAACAATCAAAAATGCtaaaatcttaatattttattatttcattacgTAAAAATTCGTTTATAAGatttatcatgtgataaatCGAGCGACAATCGCGATCTTTTGCGTTTCATACGCAGAATTTCAAACACAGCCtcatattttcataaaaaagcCACATATTTTCATTgtgttaatgaattttttttttttgccttgGTAATAccagaattttaattaatataacgtGATAAATCATGCGTATGAGTTTTTTTTGGCTGGGggaagaaatttctttaatttaaccctaaataataatatagattaaTTCACGATTTAAATCTTGTAATTATATCTTAACGAATGAAAGTACTTTATTGAAGTAAGAATaatcatattttcttttgttttactttatgagaatgtaaaatttttgatacttGTTTAATCGATCAAAGTTTTTAGAAATCCAAAATGATTTTTCGAAGGACGCGTTTAAAAGGcatttattgatataaatcGTCATCTTTAATGAACAAAtagatctttttttatgaacAAATCAATTTAGATAACCCTGCCGATGATTGGATGAGAATGTGTTACGTAATTATCAGTATACGACGTAATTATATACGTAATAAGTAATACGTCATTCAATAATTAGCTCTTAAACTTACACAgtgaattaattcattaatattagatattttaCGAAAGTGGTCTTTAGAATAATTACTAAGCATTATTTCAATCATGTACAAATCCATAGCGCAGTGTTGGGTTTTGGACTTGTccaattggtttttttaattggacaATTTTGGACTGTCCAAAACCAGTTTTGGACATAGTTTGGACATAGTTTTGGACAGTTTAAAACTGCTCAAGAGtcctaatatttattaactgaaactaaaaataaaatgaaaatataatgttaaaatgttaaaaaagtaaatatttaatataattaaataataaaaattaatgtaaaatcaaaataatattaaaaattaacatttaaagatttttgaagtaatttaataattgaactaaaattaaaattagccaaaattagtcataattctggccaaaattaaattttttgtcatgTGATCTGTCCAAAACCTGTCCAATGAAAAAAAGGTTTTGGTTTTGGACAAGTTTTGGACAGGTTTTGGACAAATGTCCAAAACGTTCAATTGTCCAATTACCCAACACTGCATAGCGGATgtcttaatataattatcttaataattcaattaaagaatttatcgATGAGATAAATCACTAAATACACCGTTAATTGTAGTTATTTATTGAACATTTTAATGAATGGACAAACgattcaaatttcataaattttggGTCATTTGGCAAAATTGATGTCAAGAACTTGCCGGTACAGTACATTGAAAATAAACACATGAAATTTGGCCAATCAATTCAACACCATTGCACTCTCGTTTTTACTGGTAAAACATTCGCGTATCAAATACACAGAGCAAATCAcgtgtatattttatttttttctatttgccAACAACCCGACAACCAGGCAAGTTAACTTGCCAACTTATGGAATTTTGCTGTGATTCATAAAATGGAATGATTTATGacactatttaaattttaagaggAGAACAATTGTATCAAATAT of the Rhizophagus irregularis chromosome 3, complete sequence genome contains:
- a CDS encoding uncharacterized protein (SECRETED:cutsite_TNG-SP; SECRETED:prob_0.8748); SECRETED:SignalP(1-20), with product MITRNMTIIIINTINTTRSTTKSSYKRDAEAEAHDYKDYDDYYNKYDKYHKKHHKSSYKRDASAVADASGYNKYDDYDSYDDYDKYSKHHKSSYKRDASAVADASGYNKYDDYDSYDDYDKYSKHHKSSYKRDASAVADASGYNKYDDYDSYDDYDKYSKHHKSSYKRDASAVADASGYNKYDDYDSYDDYDKYSKHHKSSYKRDASAVADASGYNKYDDYDSYDDYDKYSKHHKSSYKRDASAVADASGYNKYDDYDSYDDYDKYSKHHKSSYKRDASAEANDYKKHDDYYDPYKQGGKYYDPYYNPYVKDDYYKKEHKKKDY
- a CDS encoding uncharacterized protein (SECRETED:cutsite_TNG-SP; SECRETED:prob_0.8748); SECRETED:SignalP(1-20) — its product is MKFSLIMLALLAVGSTVTNGSPVQKRDALAEAHDYKEYDDYYNKYDKYHKKHHKSSYKRDAVAEAHDYKDYDDYYNKYDKYHKKHHKSSYKRDASAVADASGYNKYDDYDSYDDYDKYSKHHKSSYKRDAEAEAHDYKDYDDYYNKYDKYHKKHHKSSYKRDASAVADASGYNKYDDYDSYDDYDKYSKHHKSSYKRDASAVADASGYNKYDDYDSYDDYDKYSKHHKSSYKRDASAVADASGYNKYDDYDSYDDYDKYSKHHKSSYKRDASAVADASGYNKYDDYDSYDDYDKYSKHHKSSYKRDASAVADASGYNKYDDYDSYDDYDKYSKHHKSSYKRDASAVADASGYNKYDDYDSYDDYDKYSKHHKSSYKRDASAEANDYKKHDDYYDPYKQGGKYYDPYYNPYVKDDYYKKEHKKKDY
- a CDS encoding uncharacterized protein (SECRETED:cutsite_VLA-SN; SECRETED:prob_0.8540); SECRETED:SignalP(1-21) — protein: MRFNIDSIFCLILINISIVLASNLKDESELNIRISPQHYKSLNILISHVKRETSPYPLNFVPSRTNPFRKRSQNEHEKNSKNSRRKRIISKRNPS